A region of Domibacillus sp. DTU_2020_1001157_1_SI_ALB_TIR_016 DNA encodes the following proteins:
- a CDS encoding rod shape-determining protein, which produces MFKFRSKDLGIDLGTANTLVYVKGKGIMLREPSVVTIQTESNKILSIGNAAKEVLGRAPKGVAVVHPLKDGVIADYAFTTAMIKHFLTESNKKSLMGGKPFVMICVPSSITAVEQRAVTDAAREAGARDAYVIEEALAAAIGAGLPVWEPIGSMVVDIGSGTTEAAVISLGGIVTSNTIRVAGDEMDKAIINYARKRYNLMIGERTAESIKIEIGSTGDLKDEIRKAVRGRDMVTGLPKTIEISGSEISDTLSDSVNAIVDTVRLTLEETPPELAADIMDKGITLTGGGALLNNLDNELNKKTGIPVFIAQDPLDCVALGIGKALDQIQLFKSKG; this is translated from the coding sequence ATGTTTAAATTTAGATCGAAGGACCTTGGAATTGACTTAGGAACAGCAAACACACTTGTTTATGTAAAGGGAAAAGGTATTATGCTTCGAGAGCCCTCTGTTGTAACGATTCAAACAGAATCTAATAAAATTCTTAGCATTGGAAACGCCGCCAAAGAAGTGCTCGGGCGTGCTCCTAAAGGTGTGGCGGTTGTTCACCCTCTAAAGGATGGGGTTATTGCCGATTATGCCTTTACGACAGCTATGATAAAACATTTTCTAACGGAATCTAACAAAAAAAGCCTGATGGGCGGCAAGCCTTTTGTGATGATTTGTGTGCCTTCTAGCATTACGGCGGTTGAACAGCGAGCAGTTACTGATGCAGCTAGAGAAGCAGGAGCGAGGGATGCTTATGTAATAGAAGAGGCATTAGCAGCAGCCATCGGCGCAGGCTTACCAGTCTGGGAACCAATTGGAAGCATGGTGGTGGATATTGGCAGTGGTACAACGGAGGCGGCAGTTATTTCTTTAGGTGGAATTGTGACCAGCAACACAATACGAGTAGCAGGGGATGAGATGGACAAAGCAATTATTAACTATGCCCGGAAGCGGTACAATTTGATGATAGGAGAGCGCACAGCGGAAAGTATAAAGATTGAAATTGGTTCTACTGGAGATTTAAAGGATGAAATAAGAAAAGCCGTGCGGGGACGAGACATGGTCACTGGGCTCCCAAAGACGATTGAAATCTCAGGTTCTGAAATCTCTGATACATTAAGCGACTCTGTGAATGCCATAGTGGATACAGTTAGGCTGACATTAGAAGAAACGCCGCCAGAACTGGCAGCTGACATTATGGACAAGGGTATAACGTTAACGGGAGGCGGAGCCTTGTTAAACAATTTAGATAATGAATTGAATAAAAAAACAGGTATCCCGGTTTTTATTGCTCAGGACCCGCTTGATTGTGTAGCGTTGGGAATAGGAAAAGCTTTAGATCAAATTCAGCTGTTTAAATCCAAAGGCTAA